A stretch of DNA from Lotus japonicus ecotype B-129 chromosome 4, LjGifu_v1.2:
cttctgattctgaactcagagggaagtacatggtcttcagagtatcttgcttctggacatcagaatttcactaatcagcttctggatcttcagagtcttctacaccatcagaatatctgagccttcagtgtttcttggttatcagactttctggatcttcagaacttctagtgactgagtccacatcagagtttgtataacttcagaacttctgaagcttttccactgttcatactgaacatggtgaatgcgaaagcgttgcttgggtcgctctttatacacagtgcttctgatttgtgtgagattgagttgaggtcagagcctgtaaataacacactcagaaaaacacgttagagtaccacaattgttcatatcaaaagattaacttgtaatcatcaaaacatagagttgtactactagatcaaaacttgatcttacacctttCATGAATAAATGCATGAGTgcatatggttagccaaacaacgatcGTCCTCACCAGGATAcacgtgtctagctagagtataTTGTCTCTACGATACCCGAaggtatactgtacccgaaggtatactgTGGTCATAGACCAAAAACTTGCTTAATCAGCAAAAGTGTTAGAGTTTATTGGCtctactgtacccgaaggtaaatgtcgattctgcgacaaaagacagataaatataaaaagagtgcaatcacccttgatgacttcttgagtcatctgactcatcaaatttcGATGGTAAAAAattgctcagcgagcaaaagagtaccaatgtacttggaaacttatagttcaccggcttatcttttagatagccgaacaataaaactgctcatggagcaaaagagtataaacatactcagaaacttattagtttcccctaAACCTGGATTTGGCGACACTTATCATTTTCCAAAAGTAgtatccaagccctaagcttttatctgagattgttatcattatttaaagtgTTCGGatgttgtttagtgtattatgaattttcttcttgAAATAATTTACATTTCTTTCGTCTCTAAATtctataagtttaaaagatcccattaACCCAAAtgattccctgagaaggtctcgatccatttaAAACAATGAGGGCccgaacctcggttcgtcccaTCAAACATTCTATCAAAATCTCGTCACTAGTATGACATAACTATCCCGATTCCTCACACTCAGACgtacaacatatatatgtataattgcacAACAAAGTTAGTACAATCCAACaaatcatggcacatatatcaacacatcctaagattaaccatttaacacgtagcatgtgaatcaatcaacagTTATAATCAAGCAATAAGCAAGTAATACACagatgtcggccgaagccccaAAAATCGAAGATACACGTTTCTATTGATTAACAACGGCCTAAGCCTCATAAAACGTTTTCCATATCATATAATCAAGTAAAGCATAagcaataaatcaagtcgaattgatcgacgccaaagacattagctagcaagataagttgccctcaccttagccaatttccttACAAAGCTGCAACTCCAATCCATTCacatctttgctttcccgtgttaGCTCGCTTCCTTTTGTCCTTTGGCTTCGTCGCCAAACGTCTCCgttattcgtacccttcataagtaTACGTAACGTAATCACTAATTGAACTACTCACTAACTCAAAGCCTAAACTATGACTTTCAAGCAATTGACTTGAAGCGAACACATGTTAAACGACTCTTTCTCAGTCAACAGCTACAGTAATTAGTAGAGTACTTATctctttttgaaatgaaaaccaTTTTGTAAAACAAATCGCAACTCTTCACTAATCAACTGTTAAACTTCGATTTTCACAATAACaatgaaaatgtttatttttctttaaagcTTGCTTACTCGAGGCTAAAACATATACAAGAGTTGAAGGCTTACAAAAATCAAGTTTCagaaagttgcggctcacggggttgacggaggaactgtccccggagacacaaaggaaggttgttccttcatccttcCGCGACCAGGAACAAGTGCTCTATCCAACCTACTCATCGAAAGCCCATTCGGTCGAAATCAAGTAAATTTTCTCCCTACAAGGGGTAAATCCAGCAATTCCAACTCATTATTGCAGCTATTGAATTCTTCCGTGTCTCTACGGAATGGATCAGAACTGGTGGAGGTTCCTCTTCTCTCTTCAGAAGAACGAACATAATTAAAGTCTCCTAAAATGCACCAAAGGTGGGTTGGGAAGCTTGTCTTTATTGCCACAATCTCTTTCCATTGTTGAATTTTTTCCTGAAAAATACCCGAACCATAAAAGTTGATAATAATGCAAGGTAGATCATCATCACCCCATGTATCTCGAAGACCCAAGAACCCGCTGCCCAGCTGTTTCTCAAACAGCTTGAATGTACCTCTATGCCACAAACATAATAAGCCACCTCCTCTATTAACCGACGACATAAAGGACTAATCAAACGAATCATCCCCCATAACGATCTACACAATCTTACATCACTGCACTCTAGCTTGGTCTCTTGGAAGTAAGTAAAATTCACTTCTTCCTTGACAATTAAATCACGAATTACTCTCCATTTAATTCTATTTCCCAACCCTCTAACATTATAGGTGAGCATTGTCATCATCTACCTATCTCTTTCCTCCTGCGATCAACATTTGCAGCCAATTCCACCACATCTCTGTGTTCCATACTCTGAATTCTTTCAATCAATGCCGCTTCATCCCCTTGGTGTGTGACACCAAGTTCCTTTCCTAAACCTCAAAGTTTTCTTGCTTCCAAGTCCAGATACTTATCCCATAATAGTTTATTGCAATTTAAGATACCTGAATCGGAAAGAGAATTGTAAATTGAAAGTGCATACTGTCTAACCTCCTTTCTATGTGTCTTCCCTCTTGAGTTCCTGGCACAAGCTCGACTTAGACTGCTTGGCTGGGAGCCACAAGCGTCCTCCTCCAGCGGGAATTACTCTCCGCTACGAAGTAGTTTCAGCCTAGTGCCTTCAGATGCTGAGTTAGCGTCTTCGACCATATCAACACAAGGAATAATTGATTTTGGGTGTTTTAATGAATTCTCAGGAATAAAAAGTTGATTTTCCCCTCTACCCGACAAATCAACTCTATTATTGTAGAAAGACCAGCTTTCAACTGGATCGGACTCAACCAAGACCCGTTTGGCATCCAATTAGCAATCAGAATGGGCCTCAATTTCGTTGGTTTCCAGCCCACCACTCAATTTCTCTTTTAATTCACTTAAGCTTGGGCCCCTCTGTAAAGTTGCAATTTTAATTGTACCTGATGTGTCACCTGAGGAGGGATTAACCTCATTTAAAAATTGAATTGTGTGTTTCTTTTTCAAACTGACACCCTTTGGTACCATCTGCTCCAAGTCAGGGTTGACCTTCTCACTTATTGGCCCCTGCTGTCGATATTTCCCATTCTCATGCTGCCACTATCTCAGTCTGTTCCTGTGTATCCTCTGTCGTAGTTTCCCTTACTACCGATCCACCTCCATCGCACGTGAGACGAAGCTCTTGGTTTAGGGTTCTAGGGTGGCTGTCGTCATCGCCGGAACGTAATCCCAACTCCCACCCGCCATCGTCGTCCCTTTCTCCAAACGAACACTCGTCTTCAACCTTCTCGAGCCAATCGGAGCAAGTTTCATTCGACGACAAGCTCGAAGAACACCGACAGTGGGAAACCAGGGTAGCAAGCTCTTCAATCATCCTCACCCAATACACCACTTCATTCAATCTCACCCTCTTCGAAACCTAAATGGATTCCAGCGACAAAGTTCTCACCTAGATTCTAGCCACATCAGGATAGGTGAAAGATGAGGTTCCTTCATCAACTGACACTAAATCCCCAAATTTTTTTACCAGTGATTCAAAGCAGTGTCTGGTCCACAAGTTAAGAGGTATCCCTTCACATTTTAACCATACCACCCTGTTTCTAGGCACAAAAAGAGGGCTCCAAGGTTCAATATTTGAGAAGTGTTCCTTGTTCCAATCCTGCTCATTTGCGATTAGATAGTATATTTGCTTGCCTTCCTTTCCTGTCAGCAACACAAGGTTATCGCCCATTGTTCTCACCTGAATCGTGCACACTCCCATCAGCACCAGCTGCTCTTGAAGAGCATGTGCTTGTGATATATCCCATAATTCACCTACATAGCTTCTCTCCAACCAATTTTCAAATATGCCTTCCAGATGCAAATCCAGGTCCACACTGCTCATAACACTTTTGTTTGCTTGCTTCTCGTGCACCCTCTACCTTTCATGGTTCTTAGTTAAGGAACATCCTTCCATGGTTCTGCCTTGCACCAAAACTTCTTTGTAAGATCGTCTCCCTTCATTCTCGTTGCACACACGTTTCTGCTTCTCCTGCACATCTCCTTTTTCTGCTCTCCCCTTGCTGCTGAGGTTACCTTTCGATGGCTTCTGGCTTTTTGTTTTCGACTTTGAGAACCTGGGGAGGTTGACAAAGAGttttctccccccccccccaccacGAGTTTATCCAGTTGCTTTACCAGCTCCGAGGGATTTGGGACGTTCATTAAGTGAGCAAATCCAAACCTACGACCATAACGATCCCTTTTTTTGGGTatggcttaattacaactttggtccccgacgtttaccaatgccacgattttggtcccccacctaatttaattacatggatggtccccgacgttgtaggttgCGTGTAACGTTaatcctaccgtttatttcttaatggaggaggcttacgtggacgtctagttggagagaaaaaggagatctgaggagagacgggagcacgtgagtatcacgtgaactcacgtgaaccttatatgaacccattatactcaaatctgaaaccctagggatctaaatcgcgttaccttcttcgttccagggaggtcaggggtttgggtataatgggttcagatgagggtcacgtgatactcacgtgcttccctctctccgcatacctcctttctctctccaactggacgtccacgtaagcctcctccattaagaaataaacggtaggactaacgttggacacgacctacaacgtcggggaccatccatgtaattaaattaggtgggggaccaaaatcgtgacaTTGGTAAATGtcggggaccaaaattgcaattaagcctttggGTATATATATCTCCCAAATCCTCCCCCATCTTTCGAAGGCTTTCCACAGCTCCAACAGTCAAATTCACCAACACTAGTGGCAATGttagtgaagaagaaagaggtgATGCTACCTCCTCCCTCTCCCTTGAAATTACGCCGACTAGCTCCGCCCTCGTCGGTACCTACTGAATGCCACCGTTCACGCCGTCCCGCCCCTGTTTTCCTCTCCTCCAAACATTCGCCCTATTCTCCCTCTCCTcccgctctctctctctctctctccactcTTTCTCTCATGATTTCACATTAATTAGCTTGTGCTTAAGTGTCAAAAGGGAATCTTCCAAAATACTTGGCCACCATTGCTGTAACTTTCCGAATCAAAGGATATCTGAGTGCTAGGTACCATTGAGGAGTCACGGACTGCATGCCATTAAATTAGCATAAGAAATATTtatcagaaaataaaacaaaaaatctaGGCATAAATTCGTTTGTTAATTTTGTTTGGAGAATTGTTTTGACGTCATTGTTGCTAATCTATAAAGTGTATCCCATTTTGGCTCTGTCTTACTTTCGTTTTGGATAGCTAGCTACAAACAGAAAAACGTGATTATTTATGTTATAAGTTGTGGTCGACGTTTCATTAGCAAACTTGCAAGTATTGATTTCGTTTTCCTAATCACTCCATCAATTTATAATATCCTAACAAACAGTAAGTAGAAATATAATTACAACTCTTCACTTACTTTTGCTCTTAGTTATTATAATTAGTATGTGGTATAATGTGGACTAAATGCTTAAGGAATCTGCTCTACCGATTGTGTGCTTGAAATTTTCTCAAACTTTCACTTCAAAACTTTccatataaatgaaaaataaaaaatggataaTACTTACTTGATAATACTATAATAAAAAgttaagagtaaaatacactcacccccctcaagatttgcaagaatgacactccaccccattctttttaaaaatctacactccaccccattttttataaaggcaaaatttagtgacgaaaacaaattcgtcactactaaaaactaattactaattagtaaaattttaaataaatttattgcatatacactatcatacattaatttatgaaaataattttactgaattaaatttaaaaaaacatccactctgtctgttaagtccacgtcccatctatctccaaatcatatttctcatcacaaacggtcaccaccaagcctttactccctttaacacggctccactgtcccacaatgtgaaaccccacggcaccaccatgcctcaaagttttgttgcaacctgaaccccagaacgtgaatcgcacatccctaaagccacttgttcaactacttcttgtgaatttcacccctttaagttgtgagcgaacgctctgttggtctaagatattgttggattttgttaaaaacgatgctccaccgcctcgttgggctctaataacctcatatccacttcatattttcataattttgtttctctatttttttcacccatttgtgttgcttttttggcctacaacccaattttgaaaattggaggtataaagagattattttgattaaaattgaattattaccaaatatgaaaacacaagcatgtttcactatgttcgagatatggtttgtaaattgggcaggtgtgctattgcataattttcattgtgaatttacggaggaaaaatgcgattgagagaatgaggaggattgtgatgttttcatttttaaatttattggattatattgaaatttttttttgaaattattgattaacaatttaaataataactaattattaatgaagaatatttttcgtcactaaattttcctctatataaaatggggtgggatgtagattttagataagaatggggtggagtgtaattctaacaaaccttaaggggggtgagtgtactttactcaaaAGTTAAATAATGAAGTTAAGGAATATGTTACCGTGGCCAATCCAATAAAATACTGCCCTTGACCAACATAGTGAATATTATCCGGCATGCCAGGTATGTCAGGACAAAATTCGCCTATTGTTCCTTTTTTAGGACCCTGTATGTAATATTTTCTGCACCTAGTCCTGTAGAATCAGCACTTACAAAAATATAAGTTTAGCCAAATAAAAACTTCACAACTATAATGGCCTTGGGCTTAagatcaaattcaaataacGTACAATAAGCTTAGATCAGAATTTTCTCATGTTAATTAAAGTTTCACATTGTTACTTTAGAATAATTATACAATAGAGTATGTTAAAAATTGGTTCGTGCATGAACCACACTTTTAATATTAACACTCGATACATATTGtttacaatatattttttaggcttaatacattagaaggcccctgaaattgtaaagggaatcaattccaggacctgtaaaatttttgcattaaattgggtccctaagaatttttttttaattcaattaaggccaaagtgtgtcagCCGCTGATGtgtcttaatttttttccacatgacttttataatttttttttaaataccaattaatattttcattttattttatttccaactcatttcctaaaaataaaacctaaatctaattacCCTTCAATTCACCCAAATTGTAGAAAACCTGCAACCCAGTTCCAACCTCTGCCTGGTTCAACCCTTCCATTCCCTTCTCCAGAACCTTCATTGCTTCGCTCCTCAACCGGTCGCCGCTCTCCCTCACCCACCGGAGCTCCTCGTCTACAACGTCGATGCTGGCGAGGTCGTACTCGTCGTAGAGGCTCAGGATCTCAGAGTGGAAATGCGCGGCCGGATTTCTTGGCGACGTCGAGCTTATCCATATCGGCGGCTGCCATGAGGTCTCGGAGCTTCTTGGAGAGGCAGAGGGCGCGAACGGAGTGCTGGAGAAGCTCGGTGGTTCGGTGGAGGTTGGAGAGCTGGGAGGTTTTTGTAGCGATTGAGCGGTGAGGCTAGGAGAGTTCGGATCGAAGGTGGCGGAGGGAGGATTGGAGGGAGGATCGGAGGGTGGAGAGGGCGTGGTCGGCgtggtggagggaggagagcTGGGAGAGGAGGTCGTCGTGGCGGGAGAGCACCTCGGAGCGGAGCTGGTTCTCGAGGTGGTGGATCGCGTTGTGGAGCTTCTCAGCGGGTTTGTGATTTTGTACATCGTGCCTGCACAAAAAAGAGGGGTTGAATCtggtttgtgattttttaatgAGCTAGAAGTTTTGTGATTTGGTTCACATATCATGCTTATGATTTAAAACATACATGTTCATTTTAATGGGTTGTCCAGCTTGAAGGTTGTGGATGTTTAACATTCAGAGCTTTTATGTGAAGAAACCTTGATTTGAAATCagtctttgactccttggtggTTTGGggctgaagatgaagatgatgggtgATGTTGAATTTGTGGTTGTTTCTGGGTTTATTTCTGGAtttttttagttgttttttgTGGGGTTGATTTCTTGGTAAAGGGAATAGGCTTTTGGTggtttgaggatgaagatgaagatggtggtTGATGTTagatttgttgttgattttgagGATTTTTTCTTTCTGAATTTGTTGTTGATTCCATGGAGATTGAGGGAGATAAGATTAAGGATATAATTAGGATCAAAGTTAAACAAAttggaattttttaattttttaatttttaatttttctccttaaataaatgagatgagttggaattaaaaaaaaaatttttttaattttttaattaaaaaaaattataaaagccacgtgtaattaatgactaggacaaaattgaggtctggcagcatttggccttaattgaattaaattttttttcttagggactcaatttgatgcgaaaatttttcaggctctagaactgattccctttacaattctaggggccttctgatgtattaagcctattttttatgtgctaaaattaatttaaggaTAACCTCTCTTTTAATTTGTCAGCCAAATTTTTCTTAGAATGACTAGGTTAAAGTTATAGGCCTAAGGTGAAAAGGGATCGAAGTAGGTCAGGTCAGGCTTTGCACGACCAAAGTCAGTCTGATCTTCATTCAAATTTTGCGTCTTAAGCCTGACATGTGGCATGCCATAGGCTAAATGTTAAAGTCTCGTATGACTTGGCTTTTTAGATTGTTTGACCTGGCTTACTAGCTTGTTTTATAAGCCTATTTAACAGAAAATACTATCTAGAAGAGGCTAGTAGCTAGACCAACGGGTTAATAAATCTTTCTACtacataatttattaattaGAGGAGGTCTCAATTTACTTCAGGAGTAAGTTATAAAATCCACTCCAAATCTCAGCCCttctttttattataatttaacgGTGGGGATTAATACCTAAATTACTCACGTGACCCTTATGCTCTGTTTCTTCCTTGTTTTTTTTCTATTCCACAATTAAACCTAAAAACGGGGCAACAACAGCCACCCCACCACCAGCCCACCGCCATGTTGTCCAATACTAGAAACTTTGGGAGACTGCCATCTAAGTTTTGATGTTGTGTATAGACCAGTTTCTAATTTCAATCACCCCCAATGATATGCTTCCTTCTTTTCACAAATAGAACTATACTTGATGGCAATATGAGCGATTGGCAATTTGGCATCATCCATGAGGTACATACATAGAAAGAGAAGGAGATCTCATTGCATAACTGAATTTCTGTAACTCTATTACCTTGATACCTCGTGataccccattttttataaaggcaaaatttagtgacgaaaacaaattcgtcactactaaaaactaattactaattagtaaaattttaaataaatttaatgcatatacactatcatacattaatttatgaaaataattttactgaattaaatttaaaaaaacatccactctgtctgttaagtccacgtcccatctatctccaaatcatatttctcatcacaaacggtcaccaccaagcctttactccctttaacacggctccactgtcccacaatgtgaaaccccacggcaccaccatgcctcaaagttttgttgcaacctgaaccccagaacgtgaatcgcacatccctaaagccacttgttcaactacttcttgtgaatttcacccctttaagttgtgagcgaacgctctgttggtctaagatattgttggattttgttaaaaacgatgctccaccgcctcgttgggctctaataacctcatatccacttcatattttcataattttgtttctctattttcttcacccatttgtgttgcttttttggcctacaacccaattttgaaaattggaggtataaagagattattttgattaaaattgaattattaccaaatatgaaaacacaagcatgtttcactatgttcgagatatggtttgtaaattgggcaggtgtgctattgcataattttcattgtgaatttacggaggaaaaatgcgattgagagaatgaggaggattgtgatgttttcatttttaaatttattggattatattgaaaattttttttgaaattattgattaacaatttaaataataactaattattaatgaagaatatttttcgtcactaaattttcctctatataaaatggggtggtagtagattttagataagaatggggtggagtgtaattctaataaaccttaaggggggtgagtgtactttactcaaaTACAAAATATAATGGTCATCAATCTAATTAAAAGCCTCATAATTGGAACCAATTAAGTTAAACAAATTATTTGAGATGTTTTCTTACAAGCTCCAGTCATGAGACTATTGTGCCGGTTGTTTGGGGTTCTTATTTCAGTTAGGTTTGGGGCTCGTTTTTATTGTTTACTGGTGGGTCCACTACAAAACATAAACATAAATGTGTAAGAAATATTTTGCCTTAAAAAAGCAATCACATTGAATGTGTTACGTGTACTTTTAAAATGGTGtgtaatgtattttttttttcataaaatggTGTGTAATGTATTGCTATCACTCTTTTAttattgttgaataattttaggaaaaagataAAGAGCACGACTACATGTGGCACGAGAGGCGATGAAGTGATTTCCACCGTATGATTAACTGATTTCCACTATACATAGATTTAGTTTTTTCAATCGGTGAttgtaaaattgaaaaatgcacCAGTCGTGCCTATTTCACCTCCATTTTTATAGGAAGATAAGAAAAGAAGTGTGTGAAGTAAACATATGATAAGTgatgtaatataaaaaaaagttggaAATATAGAAATGAGGTACTAGCTGTCTCATCATTCCCATTTCCCGTGCCTAATCTCATGAAGTTTGAAAATCAGCAAAAAcatcatattaaaaaaaatatcaaaatcgatttttatcactttttttttttgacagaggATTTTTATCACTTAATATTTTTATAGGGATGTCTAAATGACACATGacaaagtttgggttaaataattcatcatctaATCaaattggagataagtgagttggaaataaattaataaaaaaatataaaaatttcaactcacttattttcaatataattggataatgagttatttaacccaaacttttatTGGGTCATTTAAACAACATTTTTATAGTAATATATTTTACTCTTCTCTTTCCGATATACTTATTATCGATCAATGTTTCTGATAATTATTTtcctatgtaacaaaaaaaaaaaagtttcggAATGAAATGAGATGTAAAAGATATCAATCTActtgctgtcaaaaaaaaagagatatcaATCTACTTACCAAATCGGCATCAGCAACAATGAGTTCGCCGTTTCTTTCCAAAGCGAGTCCGAGCGGCCTTCCGCCCGTGTTGACCCAGTTTTCAACCACCGAGTCATCCACTGACTCATTCACCGTGACTCGTTTGATCCACCCATCACCACATCCCGTGTAAATCACGCGCCGCTTCTTGTCATAAGCCAAGTCTTCAGGCCCCGTCACTTCTCCCCGTGCCACAAGCTCAGACCCTTCCATCATCCGCGAGTTACGAGCCGGAACTGTCGCAGTTTTCCGGCTCAACTCATCGGCCGGAAAGTGGACCGGATCGAACGGATCGAGCCGGTAGAGAACCGCGGTCACCGCCACCATGAAAGCAAGGGTAACCGATGCTGTTAAAAAGCATGAACCTGTTCGTGTTTTTCTCGTCGTGGGGCTGTTAGAATCTGAGTGGGGTGGTGTAGAAGATGGTGAGTCGACCCGGGTTGGCTCGGACATTGCGGATAAGTGTGATGATACGCAGGTAGTAGCAGAAAAATTTATTCTTTTTGTTTAGAGACGTGGCGGTGGAGGATAGCATACATGCCATGTATGCATGGTCCTTTATGTTGGACTATTTGACACGATAAGGTTAACCTAATGAGCATGGAACATGGAGCTACTTATGAAGTGTGTTAGAATTACTGAATtagcaaatattttttttattttaaaattaagggTATATTGGGTATGTTAAGATTGGTGGTAGGGGTGAGATTGGGATGGAATGAgatgaaatatttttaaattctaTTGTTTGGAATTGGATATGTTATAATGATGAGTGAGATGAGATGAGATGAAGTGGGATAGATATACCAATAAAGATTTGTGGCCCACGTAATAGTGGTAAACCACTTTCGACACCTCTTTTTGCGAGGGTTTATAAAACCGCCATAAAAGTAGGTGTTTCAAGCTAAGTGGCCCCACACTGTGTCGTGGTTCGTAAATCAGGACTGTAGATATACTACCCAATTTCATTAATcccctcaatttttttttatcaggaAAGTAAACATGAATTATTGTACAAGACCCGACCCTACCTGCCAACCCGTCCCGAcccaagcctttagggccgggttcaacccggcctgatcattaaaagagatcgggttcgggttgatctttgagttacccgacttcgggtagggtcgggttcgggttgacactcgggtcacccggcccgtcccacatatatattttataaaattttaattttttataatgattaaaatgtgatacatgatgctcaaatttatcttaccatgtagatgaaattaaaatgtttaacatttaccttatgaattaaataaacgttggtcaaactatgaacactttcatgctctaacaagagaaaatcatgtgtgtgtattatgcatatgtgagacaagtgaagaaatgatcaaacaaaatgtaaacctctcaagtgcaatagattatgaaagaattggatcctttcaagttatttcttctaaaaaatagtacCAACTTATAagtcttttagtatgttattatcttcaaatcttacaattagtatcaaatagttttaaacttattgtccctcgggccaacccggtcccgtcctacatagacccgtcctaaattggacccgcataatgtcgggttgtTTCGGGTCTAGGGTTgggttagggtctatgaattggcccgatcaatatttagAGCCGGGTTAGgattaaccaaaacccgtcccaaccc
This window harbors:
- the LOC130712440 gene encoding protein STRICTOSIDINE SYNTHASE-LIKE 4-like, with protein sequence MVAVTAVLYRLDPFDPVHFPADELSRKTATVPARNSRMMEGSELVARGEVTGPEDLAYDKKRRVIYTGCGDGWIKRVTVNESVDDSVVENWVNTGGRPLGLALERNGELIVADADLWTHQTRCRKYYIQGPKKGTIGEFCPDIPGMPDNIHYVGQGQYFIGLATVTYSLTSLFNF